The following coding sequences are from one Dreissena polymorpha isolate Duluth1 chromosome 8, UMN_Dpol_1.0, whole genome shotgun sequence window:
- the LOC127843000 gene encoding uncharacterized protein LOC127843000 isoform X2 — MSTNGQTMLNTADVFNGDTSGLNITYPIWLNGFEVRLLDRHYALNKIPKNQNAYVRCVDKGAAFVGYYRVMQFEEGRNYCQIQTNGSPLDLPFVNTTNLYMFSVFTEKPFWIKDVDVGPFLHSEVLTAHCFVLLEFRDLQKDNCTNKYPSICANATVHDAIQYKGQQSSPPNYDPTSSSTHVTSSAANTPFFYNDSTSEPKTEEEANTSSIIIWISTTIGSCLVVLIVIIACLCLKRKHGNNTRTTVQQNELVLPSNVPQEDHDHHYDVIPDDITEREMTEKHPYTALAGPSFMSTERSSYVIGRIADNAVPVETQFQMTERQEKNYDKPENDGIRDTIYDDVKVSEKAGSRAEKYRIRGQMSN; from the exons ATGTCGACAAATGGTCAGACCATGTTGAACACTGCGGATGTGTTTAATGGTGACACGTCTGGCCTCAACATAACATATCCCATTTGGCTCAACGGCTTCGAAGTGCGACTACTAG ACAGACACTACGCACTCAATAAAATTCCGAAAAATCAAAACGCCTATGTTCGTTGTGTGGACA AAGGCGCAGCGTTCGTTGGATATTACCGAGTCATGCAGTTTGAGGAAGGACGCAACTATTGTCAGATTCAAACCAATGGATCACCTTTAGatttgccatttgtgaataccaCTAACCTGTACATGTTTAGTGTGTTTACTGAAAAGCCGTTTTGGATAAAAGATGTTGACGTCGGACCATTTCTACACT CTGAAGTCCTGACTGCGCATTGTTTTGTGCTATTAGAATTTCGCGATTTGCAAAAAGACAACTGTACCAacaaatatccatccatctgtgcAAATG CAACTGTTCATGACGCTATACAGTACAAGGGACAACAGTCGAGTCCGCCAAACTACGATCCGACTTCATCTAGCACACACGTAACATCATCAGCAGCAAATACCCCGTTCTTTTATAACGATTCAACCAGCGAGCCTAAAA cCGAAGAAGAGGCGAATACATCGTCCATTATTATATGGATATCAACAACTATTGGCTCATGTCTGGTTGTACTTATAGTCATAATCGCTTGTTTGTGCCTCAAGAGAAAACATG GGAACAACACTCGAACTACCGTTCAGCA GAACGAACTTGTACTGCCATCGAATGTTCCGCAGG AAGATCACGATCACCATTATGATGTTATTCCCGACGATATAACAGAACGTGAG ATGACAGAAAAACATCCGTACACGGCCTTGGCGGGACCTAGCTTCATGTCAACAGAAAGGTCTTCTTATGTTATTGGTCGAATTGCTGATAATGCCGTTCCAGTTGAAACACAGTTTCAAATGACCGAACGACAAGAGAAAAATTACGACAAACCGGAAAATGACGGTATAAGGGACACAATCTACGATGATGTCAAAGTGTCGGAAAAAGCAGGGTCCAGGGCAGAAAAATACCGAATACGAGGCCAAATGTCgaattaa
- the LOC127843000 gene encoding uncharacterized protein LOC127843000 isoform X1, whose translation MSTNGQTMLNTADVFNGDTSGLNITYPIWLNGFEVRLLDRHYALNKIPKNQNAYVRCVDKGAAFVGYYRVMQFEEGRNYCQIQTNGSPLDLPFVNTTNLYMFSVFTEKPFWIKDVDVGPFLHSEVLTAHCFVLLEFRDLQKDNCTNKYPSICANATVHDAIQYKGQQSSPPNYDPTSSSTHVTSSAANTPFFYNDSTSEPKTEEEANTSSIIIWISTTIGSCLVVLIVIIACLCLKRKHGNNTRTTVQQNELVLPSNVPQEDHDHHYDVIPDDITEREVTPYTSLQMTEKHPYTALAGPSFMSTERSSYVIGRIADNAVPVETQFQMTERQEKNYDKPENDGIRDTIYDDVKVSEKAGSRAEKYRIRGQMSN comes from the exons ATGTCGACAAATGGTCAGACCATGTTGAACACTGCGGATGTGTTTAATGGTGACACGTCTGGCCTCAACATAACATATCCCATTTGGCTCAACGGCTTCGAAGTGCGACTACTAG ACAGACACTACGCACTCAATAAAATTCCGAAAAATCAAAACGCCTATGTTCGTTGTGTGGACA AAGGCGCAGCGTTCGTTGGATATTACCGAGTCATGCAGTTTGAGGAAGGACGCAACTATTGTCAGATTCAAACCAATGGATCACCTTTAGatttgccatttgtgaataccaCTAACCTGTACATGTTTAGTGTGTTTACTGAAAAGCCGTTTTGGATAAAAGATGTTGACGTCGGACCATTTCTACACT CTGAAGTCCTGACTGCGCATTGTTTTGTGCTATTAGAATTTCGCGATTTGCAAAAAGACAACTGTACCAacaaatatccatccatctgtgcAAATG CAACTGTTCATGACGCTATACAGTACAAGGGACAACAGTCGAGTCCGCCAAACTACGATCCGACTTCATCTAGCACACACGTAACATCATCAGCAGCAAATACCCCGTTCTTTTATAACGATTCAACCAGCGAGCCTAAAA cCGAAGAAGAGGCGAATACATCGTCCATTATTATATGGATATCAACAACTATTGGCTCATGTCTGGTTGTACTTATAGTCATAATCGCTTGTTTGTGCCTCAAGAGAAAACATG GGAACAACACTCGAACTACCGTTCAGCA GAACGAACTTGTACTGCCATCGAATGTTCCGCAGG AAGATCACGATCACCATTATGATGTTATTCCCGACGATATAACAGAACGTGAGGTAACACCGTACACCTCACTTCAG ATGACAGAAAAACATCCGTACACGGCCTTGGCGGGACCTAGCTTCATGTCAACAGAAAGGTCTTCTTATGTTATTGGTCGAATTGCTGATAATGCCGTTCCAGTTGAAACACAGTTTCAAATGACCGAACGACAAGAGAAAAATTACGACAAACCGGAAAATGACGGTATAAGGGACACAATCTACGATGATGTCAAAGTGTCGGAAAAAGCAGGGTCCAGGGCAGAAAAATACCGAATACGAGGCCAAATGTCgaattaa